A genome region from Acinetobacter lwoffii includes the following:
- the scpB gene encoding SMC-Scp complex subunit ScpB, translating into MTLDQNTLLSAEDNLHEVLMQLEAIIFASDSAVSLARLKETFQDRYSKQELRQYLQQLSMLMHGRSIELIETAQGYRFQVRAKYRNIIAQTWPERPARLSPSLLETLAVIAYHQPVTRADIEQIRGVTNNSQNLRTLFDWNWIKESGFRELPGRPALLMTTPQFLNAFGLNSLGQLPPLQDAKEAFMALDANAPKS; encoded by the coding sequence ATGACACTCGATCAAAATACGCTGTTATCTGCAGAAGATAATCTGCATGAAGTATTGATGCAGCTTGAAGCCATTATTTTTGCCAGCGACTCCGCGGTTTCATTGGCTCGTCTGAAAGAAACTTTTCAGGATCGCTATAGCAAGCAGGAATTACGTCAGTATTTACAACAACTTTCCATGCTGATGCATGGCCGTTCGATCGAACTGATTGAAACAGCACAAGGTTATCGTTTTCAAGTGCGTGCAAAATATCGTAATATTATTGCACAGACCTGGCCTGAGCGACCGGCTCGCTTATCGCCTTCATTACTGGAGACGCTTGCAGTGATTGCTTATCACCAGCCAGTGACTCGAGCGGATATTGAACAGATTCGTGGTGTTACGAATAACAGTCAAAACCTGCGTACGCTGTTTGACTGGAACTGGATTAAAGAGTCCGGATTTCGTGAACTCCCTGGAAGACCTGCGTTGTTAATGACAACGCCACAATTTTTAAATGCGTTTGGCCTGAATAGTTTGGGCCAATTGCCTCCCCTGCAGGATGCCAAGGAAGCTTTTATGGCCCTCGATGCGAATGCACCGAAGTCATAA
- the rluB gene encoding 23S rRNA pseudouridine(2605) synthase RluB, whose product MSEKLQKVLARVGLGSRRYMEEVIAAGRVSVNGQIAQVGERIEPGDELRIDGRKVAFQIEDEIRRRVIIYYKPEGEICSRSDPENRPTVFEQLPAIPGDRWVMVGRLDINSTGLLLFTNDGELANRLMHPSNEIEREYAVRVMGEVTPQIRNNMLKGVVLDDGPAKFESFSELGGDGINRWFQVVVKEGRNREVRRIFESQGLKVSRLLRTRYGTVILPRELRTGRWIELDKNDIDNLTKAVELKPRQGTGLFGMAKRRNERMQDKPMAARRGGFLRQQRRDSDEQPQNNTGRERRDDNAYGRRDRAENQNGTQFVRRENRPDQGFGRREERDENAPRRPYGVNKGFKKF is encoded by the coding sequence ATGAGTGAAAAGTTGCAAAAGGTGCTTGCACGCGTTGGTTTGGGTTCTCGCCGTTATATGGAAGAAGTCATTGCCGCGGGTCGTGTAAGTGTCAACGGGCAAATTGCCCAAGTGGGTGAACGAATCGAACCAGGTGATGAGCTTCGCATCGATGGTCGTAAAGTTGCCTTTCAGATTGAAGACGAAATCCGTCGTCGTGTCATTATCTATTACAAGCCTGAAGGCGAGATTTGTTCACGTAGCGATCCTGAAAACCGTCCGACCGTGTTTGAACAGCTGCCTGCTATTCCAGGCGATCGCTGGGTGATGGTCGGTCGTCTGGATATTAACTCGACCGGTCTGCTCTTGTTCACAAATGATGGCGAACTTGCCAACCGCTTGATGCACCCATCGAATGAAATCGAACGTGAATATGCAGTTCGTGTCATGGGTGAAGTTACACCACAAATTCGCAACAACATGCTCAAAGGCGTAGTGCTTGACGATGGTCCGGCAAAATTCGAATCTTTCTCTGAATTGGGCGGTGACGGGATCAACCGTTGGTTCCAGGTAGTAGTAAAAGAAGGTCGTAACCGTGAAGTACGTCGTATCTTTGAATCGCAAGGTCTGAAAGTTAGCCGTCTACTGCGTACCCGTTATGGTACTGTGATTTTGCCACGTGAACTGCGTACCGGTCGCTGGATTGAACTGGATAAAAACGATATCGACAACCTGACCAAAGCTGTGGAATTGAAACCACGTCAAGGTACAGGTTTGTTTGGTATGGCGAAACGCCGTAATGAACGTATGCAGGACAAGCCGATGGCTGCGCGCCGTGGCGGTTTCTTGCGTCAGCAACGTCGTGACAGTGATGAGCAACCACAAAATAATACTGGCCGTGAGCGTCGTGATGACAATGCTTATGGTCGTCGTGACAGAGCTGAAAACCAGAATGGCACTCAGTTTGTACGTCGTGAAAACCGTCCTGATCAAGGTTTCGGCCGCCGTGAAGAGCGTGATGAAAATGCGCCGCGCCGTCCATATGGCGTCAACAAAGGCTTTAAAAAGTTTTAA
- a CDS encoding ABC transporter ATP-binding protein, which produces MSEINPSTAPALLRVENLRVSFKGENKEYIETVKGVSFEIPANTTVALVGESGSGKSVTSLATMGLLPAESARISEDSQIIFEGKNLLKLKTREMRKMCGKDIAMIFQEPMSSLNPVFTVGMQIAEILQLHLGMNKKQARQRTLELLKEVGIPAPETKIDAYPGQLSGGQQQRVMIAMAIACEPKLLIADEPTTALDVTIQKQILDLLESLRQRRQMSMLFITHDLALVGEIADQVIVMRHGEIREQGPVREVLDRPQDMYTKALLHCRPQLSQRPLRLPMISDFMKQDGSTWLEDIRLNTQLPQRSRGLKGGEEIILDVRDLKKSFYSRKGLFGKDEFQAVKGVSFQLAKGKTLGLVGESGSGKTTIGLLLMRLQQATGGKALFQGRDILDMSEKEFTQYQRKIQIIFQNPYASLNPRFTVGQILMEPMQIHKIGQDDAERKQMALDLLERVSLPAQAFYRYPHEFSGGQRQRIAIARCLTLKPEILICDESVSALDVSVQAQVLNLLQDLQDEFGLSYIFISHDLSVVKYISDQIMVMNHGELVEIANSDELYQSPQHEYTKRLLGAIPQGIPQSA; this is translated from the coding sequence ATGTCTGAAATCAATCCAAGCACAGCACCTGCGCTACTTCGCGTAGAAAATCTGCGAGTCAGTTTTAAAGGTGAAAATAAAGAATATATTGAGACTGTAAAAGGGGTTTCTTTCGAGATTCCGGCCAATACCACAGTTGCACTGGTAGGCGAATCGGGAAGTGGCAAGTCGGTCACTTCCCTCGCCACTATGGGCCTGCTTCCGGCAGAAAGCGCACGTATTTCAGAAGATAGCCAGATCATCTTTGAAGGGAAAAACCTGCTCAAGCTTAAAACCCGTGAAATGCGCAAGATGTGTGGCAAAGACATTGCCATGATTTTTCAGGAGCCAATGTCTTCGCTAAATCCGGTATTTACGGTAGGCATGCAGATTGCAGAAATCTTGCAACTACATTTAGGCATGAATAAAAAACAGGCGCGGCAACGTACCCTGGAGCTCCTCAAAGAAGTGGGGATCCCTGCGCCAGAAACTAAAATTGATGCCTATCCGGGGCAGCTTTCCGGTGGACAGCAGCAACGGGTCATGATTGCCATGGCTATTGCCTGTGAACCGAAACTGTTGATTGCAGATGAACCGACCACGGCCCTGGATGTGACTATTCAAAAGCAGATTCTGGACTTGCTGGAATCGCTACGTCAGCGTCGTCAGATGTCGATGCTGTTTATTACCCATGATCTGGCATTGGTTGGTGAAATTGCCGATCAGGTTATTGTGATGCGCCATGGGGAAATCCGTGAACAGGGTCCGGTTCGGGAGGTGCTGGACCGGCCTCAGGACATGTATACCAAAGCCTTGTTGCACTGCCGCCCGCAACTCTCGCAACGTCCGTTACGTTTGCCGATGATCAGCGATTTTATGAAACAGGATGGTTCAACCTGGCTGGAAGATATCCGTCTGAATACTCAGCTTCCGCAACGTTCACGTGGGCTAAAGGGTGGAGAGGAAATTATTCTGGATGTACGGGATCTGAAGAAATCTTTTTATAGTCGTAAAGGACTGTTTGGCAAAGATGAATTTCAGGCAGTAAAAGGAGTTTCTTTCCAGCTGGCCAAAGGAAAAACCTTGGGGCTGGTCGGGGAGTCCGGTTCGGGTAAAACCACCATCGGTTTATTACTGATGCGTCTGCAACAGGCTACAGGTGGTAAGGCACTGTTTCAGGGGCGGGATATTCTGGATATGTCGGAAAAGGAATTTACCCAGTATCAACGTAAAATCCAGATCATTTTTCAGAATCCCTATGCTTCGCTGAATCCACGTTTTACTGTTGGACAAATCCTGATGGAACCGATGCAGATTCACAAGATTGGTCAGGATGATGCCGAACGCAAACAAATGGCTTTAGACTTGTTGGAGAGGGTCAGCTTGCCTGCACAGGCTTTTTATCGTTATCCGCATGAGTTTTCTGGTGGTCAGCGTCAGCGGATTGCAATTGCACGTTGTCTGACTTTAAAACCTGAGATTTTAATCTGTGATGAATCGGTCTCGGCGCTGGATGTATCAGTACAGGCGCAAGTGCTGAATTTACTGCAAGACTTACAGGATGAATTTGGTCTGAGCTATATCTTTATTTCGCATGATTTATCGGTAGTGAAATATATTTCTGATCAGATCATGGTGATGAATCATGGGGAGTTGGTAGAAATCGCCAATTCAGATGAACTGTATCAATCGCCACAGCATGAATATACCAAGCGTTTACTCGGTGCTATTCCGCAAGGGATCCCACAAAGTGCCTGA
- a CDS encoding ABC transporter permease, which translates to MLSAIFKKEQAAEAAPESASTGLWQLAMRRLKRDRIAMFSLYVVLFYLLLLVLSMSGLIAKDWNKEVAVSYAPPSFISAAPVPAVSDTEQGAESVPLPVNPVDPLKDVIAELNAEIAAEQGAGAGIDYYGVVDPLAEDMKAINQELGGQLMDESGELKQSLVFGADKWGQDVLQKTIKGAETSILVGLIAAFVAVLIGTALGAIAGYFGGWVDDVLNWFYNIFTSIPYLLLVLAIAAVLQQKGILSIILILGLTGWTGVFRLVRAEYMKHTAREYVLAAKAIGVSNMRRMFVHIFPNVSHIALVQMSILVVAFIKSEVILSFLGFGVPIGVVSWGSMLNEAQSELILGKWWQLAAASIAMAVLVTAFSMFTDALRDALDPKLK; encoded by the coding sequence ATGCTGAGTGCGATATTTAAAAAAGAACAAGCGGCTGAAGCAGCACCTGAATCGGCTTCAACAGGATTATGGCAACTGGCCATGCGCCGTTTGAAACGTGACCGGATTGCCATGTTTTCCCTGTATGTGGTGCTGTTTTATCTGCTGCTGCTGGTACTGTCAATGAGCGGCCTAATTGCCAAAGACTGGAATAAAGAAGTGGCGGTCAGCTATGCACCGCCGAGTTTTATCAGTGCAGCGCCAGTTCCGGCTGTATCTGATACAGAGCAGGGCGCAGAATCTGTACCTCTACCAGTCAATCCAGTTGATCCTTTAAAAGATGTCATTGCTGAATTGAATGCTGAAATTGCTGCTGAGCAGGGTGCTGGTGCAGGCATCGATTATTATGGAGTGGTCGATCCGCTGGCAGAAGACATGAAGGCCATTAATCAGGAACTCGGTGGCCAGCTGATGGATGAAAGTGGGGAACTCAAGCAAAGTCTGGTCTTCGGTGCCGATAAATGGGGCCAGGATGTTTTACAGAAAACCATTAAGGGGGCTGAAACCTCGATTCTGGTTGGACTGATTGCAGCCTTTGTCGCTGTACTGATTGGGACTGCACTGGGTGCAATAGCAGGTTACTTTGGTGGTTGGGTCGATGATGTCCTAAACTGGTTCTATAATATCTTTACCTCGATTCCCTATCTGTTGCTGGTTTTGGCCATTGCCGCAGTGTTACAGCAGAAAGGTATTTTATCAATCATCCTGATTTTAGGTCTGACTGGCTGGACCGGGGTCTTCCGTTTGGTTCGTGCTGAATATATGAAACATACAGCACGTGAATATGTGCTGGCTGCCAAGGCGATTGGCGTGAGTAATATGCGTCGTATGTTTGTCCATATTTTTCCCAATGTCAGCCATATTGCCCTGGTACAGATGTCTATTCTGGTGGTGGCATTTATCAAGTCCGAAGTCATTTTGAGCTTCCTTGGTTTTGGTGTGCCTATCGGGGTAGTGTCATGGGGCAGTATGCTAAATGAAGCACAAAGCGAGCTGATTTTGGGTAAATGGTGGCAACTGGCGGCAGCCTCAATCGCCATGGCGGTATTGGTAACTGCTTTCTCGATGTTTACCGATGCACTCCGTGATGCATTAGATCCAAAACTGAAATAG
- a CDS encoding ABC transporter permease, whose product MLAYIIRRLWQMIPTMLGVILLIFLLFNWVGGDPAYILAGKMANAEQIENIRQQLGVDQPYYVQLWIFIKQILTFDYGVSWSTGESVAQIITTRLGPSLTILIPLTILQTIISIILALGVASVRGSLTDRMIMMLCTIGMSISILVYIIVFQYFLAYELSWFPVQGWSDNFADNLFKYALLPVLIMLVVSIAPTLRLYRSFVLDEVNQDYVRTARAKGLGENRIMGVHVLRNASIPIITDVMAGLPALLIGAFLIERFFGIPGIGREVIIAVERSDFPVIKAITVYVAAATMIFNLIADLIYKWVDPRVQLK is encoded by the coding sequence ATGCTGGCATATATTATTCGACGGCTTTGGCAAATGATCCCGACCATGCTTGGGGTGATTTTGCTGATATTCCTGCTGTTTAACTGGGTAGGTGGAGACCCTGCCTATATTCTGGCCGGTAAAATGGCCAATGCGGAACAGATTGAGAACATCCGTCAGCAACTGGGTGTGGATCAACCGTATTACGTACAACTCTGGATCTTTATCAAGCAGATTTTAACCTTTGATTATGGGGTGAGCTGGAGTACCGGGGAATCGGTGGCACAGATTATCACCACCCGTTTGGGGCCCTCACTGACCATTCTGATTCCACTGACCATTCTGCAAACTATTATTTCTATCATTTTGGCTTTGGGGGTGGCTTCGGTTCGTGGTTCTTTGACTGATCGCATGATCATGATGCTGTGTACGATCGGTATGTCGATCAGTATTCTGGTATACATCATCGTGTTCCAGTATTTCCTGGCTTATGAATTGAGCTGGTTTCCGGTACAGGGCTGGAGTGATAATTTCGCCGATAATCTTTTCAAATATGCCTTGTTACCTGTGCTGATTATGTTGGTGGTAAGTATTGCACCAACACTACGCCTGTATCGTAGTTTCGTACTGGATGAAGTTAATCAGGACTATGTACGTACTGCGCGTGCCAAAGGCCTGGGTGAAAACCGTATCATGGGCGTGCATGTCTTGCGCAATGCCTCGATTCCGATTATTACCGATGTCATGGCAGGACTTCCGGCACTGCTGATCGGTGCTTTCCTGATTGAACGTTTTTTTGGTATTCCTGGAATTGGCCGTGAAGTCATTATTGCGGTAGAACGTTCCGATTTTCCTGTGATTAAAGCCATTACGGTCTATGTTGCTGCTGCGACCATGATATTCAACCTGATTGCCGATCTGATCTATAAATGGGTCGATCCGCGTGTACAGTTGAAGTAG
- a CDS encoding M3 family metallopeptidase: MKSKSLKLSTLCLMIMGGYQGVAAETQAQLLPLFKAAEIPSLCDASLASMQKDIQIFENKKIKDNVKAGPYLAEWDELHAKARDFGAAVGLYSNVDPDPALRQAADDCELKISKYQTTLYQNPKLYGQFKKLKASDPIDQKFLEDILEQFENTGVQLSAEKQKRLKEIIEESTKLGQDFSKNVRDNPEKVEFTPAEMKGLPESYIANLKKNEKGNYLLGFDYPEYQPFMELAESDEARKRYQTAYTRRGTEKNLQFMKKAIDLRYEMAQLFDKESYAHSALEFRMAKTPEAVNGFLDEVYAKVAPLEKQDVEQLRQFKAETLKVPLEKAEITRWNQGYWSEKLRQAKYKVDQEKLRDYFPTEASQKWLFAISSELYGIEFKPVKVKAWHDEVEYYAVHDKATGEFLGGLYVDKYPREGKYGHAAVWGAYGGSTLNQRRPVSVLVTNFNRKGLNSNELETFVHEMGHALHGILSKTRYTEQSGTSVERDFVEAPSQMYEEWARRLETLSKVADYCEPACPRVDAAMTERLKNVKNYGRGLHYARQALYAQYDMALHGKDAKNIEPLKLWQDMEGKTALGYVSGQQFPGQFGHLMGGYQAGYYSYMWSEVIALDMLSSFGDQLMDKKVGAHYRNTVLAQGGQKHGEQMVKDFLGRDPDSKAFFNEISGKN; the protein is encoded by the coding sequence ATGAAATCAAAGTCTTTAAAATTAAGTACCTTATGTTTAATGATAATGGGGGGATATCAAGGTGTAGCGGCAGAAACCCAAGCGCAGCTGCTGCCATTATTCAAGGCTGCAGAAATTCCGTCTTTATGTGATGCCAGTCTGGCTTCCATGCAAAAAGATATCCAGATATTTGAAAATAAGAAAATTAAAGATAATGTCAAGGCAGGACCTTATCTGGCTGAATGGGATGAATTGCATGCCAAAGCCCGTGATTTCGGTGCGGCAGTAGGGTTGTACAGTAATGTCGATCCGGATCCTGCATTGCGTCAGGCAGCCGATGACTGTGAACTTAAAATCAGCAAATACCAAACCACCCTGTATCAGAATCCGAAACTGTATGGACAGTTCAAAAAACTGAAAGCCAGTGATCCGATTGATCAGAAATTTTTAGAAGACATTCTGGAACAGTTTGAGAACACCGGGGTACAACTCAGTGCAGAAAAACAGAAACGACTGAAAGAAATTATTGAAGAAAGTACCAAACTGGGGCAGGATTTTTCCAAAAATGTGCGGGATAACCCTGAAAAAGTTGAATTTACTCCAGCTGAAATGAAAGGCCTGCCAGAAAGTTACATCGCAAATTTAAAGAAAAATGAAAAGGGCAATTATCTGCTCGGCTTTGATTATCCGGAATACCAGCCTTTTATGGAGCTGGCAGAAAGTGATGAAGCACGCAAACGTTACCAGACCGCTTACACGCGTCGCGGGACCGAAAAAAACCTGCAATTCATGAAAAAAGCCATTGATCTGCGTTATGAAATGGCACAACTTTTTGATAAGGAAAGCTATGCCCATTCTGCGCTTGAATTCCGCATGGCCAAAACTCCGGAAGCAGTGAACGGTTTTCTGGATGAGGTTTATGCCAAAGTTGCACCTTTAGAAAAGCAGGATGTAGAACAATTACGTCAGTTCAAGGCTGAAACTTTAAAAGTTCCACTAGAAAAAGCAGAAATTACACGCTGGAATCAGGGTTATTGGAGTGAAAAACTGCGTCAGGCCAAATACAAGGTTGACCAGGAAAAATTGCGGGATTATTTCCCGACAGAAGCATCGCAAAAATGGTTATTCGCTATTTCTTCGGAACTCTATGGCATTGAGTTCAAGCCGGTGAAAGTCAAGGCCTGGCATGATGAAGTGGAATATTATGCGGTACATGACAAAGCAACGGGCGAATTCTTGGGCGGATTATATGTCGATAAATACCCGCGTGAAGGTAAATATGGGCATGCAGCTGTCTGGGGAGCTTATGGCGGCAGTACCCTGAATCAGCGTCGTCCGGTATCGGTACTGGTGACCAATTTTAACCGTAAGGGCTTGAATAGCAACGAGCTGGAAACCTTTGTGCATGAAATGGGTCATGCCTTGCACGGGATTCTATCGAAAACCCGCTATACAGAACAGTCTGGTACCTCGGTAGAGCGTGACTTTGTAGAAGCACCATCACAGATGTATGAAGAGTGGGCACGCCGTCTGGAAACCTTGTCAAAAGTAGCGGATTACTGTGAGCCGGCATGTCCTCGGGTGGATGCTGCCATGACCGAGCGCTTAAAGAATGTGAAGAATTACGGTCGAGGCCTGCATTACGCCCGTCAGGCTTTATATGCCCAATATGATATGGCCTTGCATGGTAAAGATGCAAAAAACATTGAGCCTTTAAAACTCTGGCAGGATATGGAAGGCAAGACCGCCTTGGGTTATGTCAGCGGTCAGCAGTTCCCGGGACAGTTCGGGCATCTGATGGGCGGCTATCAGGCAGGTTACTACAGCTATATGTGGTCTGAAGTCATTGCCCTGGATATGCTTTCATCCTTTGGTGATCAGCTCATGGACAAGAAAGTCGGTGCGCATTATCGTAATACGGTCCTGGCTCAAGGCGGACAAAAGCATGGCGAGCAAATGGTGAAAGACTTCTTGGGTCGTGATCCGGACAGCAAAGCTTTCTTTAATGAAATCTCTGGAAAAAATTAA
- a CDS encoding ABC transporter substrate-binding protein, translating to MNVNTNALKKLASGVLMASLMMAGAAPTWAANPANPNKVLKTVFPAAETGFDPGYIHDRYSAKINSAIFETLYTYDYLASPAKLVPLTAVDMPQVSADGLTYTIKIKKGIYFADDPVFGGKKRELTSYDYAYSLKRLLDPKLHSPNSWLLDGRIKGLEAWLALTKKNGKAYENPFEGIQTPDRYTLVLKLNNPDQNFPMLLAHGPAAAVAREVIEKYKDKAGWVMNRPVGTGPYVLSRWTPGSRIILKPNPAYRGFVWDFKASGAEDQAIVKAMQGKKMPQIGTIDVRVIEEAQSRMLAFKKNELDLLEIEGDIVVQALDGDKLKPELAQQGVKLSRILEPSISYHYWNMQNPVVGGFAPEKIALRRAMAMAFSVENMINVLLKGDGAKLHMPIPPGVAGYSPSYKSSIPYSVKAANMLLDRYNYKIGADGWRKTPEGKPLVIELITGNTSRGQQQGEFWKKTLDSIHIQLTSKAMPFAEGIKLEKQCKTMFKSSAWIADYPDADNFMQLFYGKNVNVTNNSCFKHPEFDRLYEQTQSMPPGPERDLLYRKMTRILEVNMPTLMLYSTYRNALTQPQIIGHKSHPILSSEWMYIDINTKK from the coding sequence ATGAATGTGAATACAAACGCTTTAAAAAAGCTGGCCAGTGGTGTCTTAATGGCCAGTTTAATGATGGCCGGTGCTGCACCCACATGGGCTGCCAATCCCGCCAATCCAAATAAAGTCTTAAAAACGGTCTTTCCCGCGGCTGAAACCGGTTTCGACCCCGGTTATATCCATGACCGTTATTCGGCCAAGATTAACTCGGCGATTTTCGAAACCTTATATACCTATGATTATCTGGCTTCCCCAGCGAAACTGGTGCCATTGACTGCGGTAGATATGCCTCAGGTCAGTGCGGATGGCCTGACTTATACCATCAAAATCAAAAAGGGCATTTACTTTGCCGATGATCCTGTTTTCGGCGGTAAAAAACGTGAACTGACTTCGTATGACTATGCTTATAGCTTAAAACGTCTACTGGACCCAAAACTGCATTCACCGAACAGCTGGTTGCTGGATGGCCGAATTAAGGGGCTGGAAGCATGGTTGGCCCTAACCAAAAAGAATGGCAAAGCCTATGAAAATCCGTTTGAAGGTATTCAGACCCCAGACCGCTATACCTTGGTATTAAAGCTGAATAATCCGGATCAGAACTTTCCGATGTTGCTGGCACATGGGCCTGCCGCTGCAGTAGCTCGTGAAGTGATTGAAAAATATAAAGACAAGGCGGGTTGGGTCATGAATAGGCCAGTGGGAACTGGTCCTTATGTGCTCAGCCGCTGGACACCAGGCTCACGGATTATCTTAAAACCAAATCCGGCTTATCGTGGTTTTGTCTGGGACTTTAAAGCCAGTGGTGCAGAAGATCAGGCGATTGTAAAAGCCATGCAGGGCAAAAAAATGCCTCAAATCGGCACTATTGATGTGCGTGTTATTGAAGAAGCGCAATCCCGGATGCTGGCATTTAAGAAAAATGAACTGGACCTGCTCGAAATTGAGGGTGATATCGTCGTACAGGCCCTCGATGGCGATAAATTAAAGCCTGAGCTGGCCCAGCAGGGGGTGAAGCTGTCACGTATTTTAGAGCCCTCCATTAGTTACCATTACTGGAATATGCAAAACCCGGTTGTGGGTGGTTTCGCGCCAGAAAAAATTGCCTTACGTCGTGCCATGGCGATGGCATTTTCTGTGGAAAACATGATCAATGTATTACTTAAGGGAGATGGAGCAAAACTGCACATGCCTATTCCCCCAGGAGTAGCAGGCTATTCACCGTCCTATAAAAGCAGTATTCCCTATTCAGTCAAAGCAGCCAACATGTTGCTCGACCGCTATAACTACAAGATCGGTGCAGATGGCTGGCGAAAGACGCCTGAAGGTAAACCTCTGGTGATTGAACTGATTACTGGGAATACCAGTCGGGGCCAGCAACAGGGTGAGTTCTGGAAAAAGACCCTGGACAGTATTCATATTCAGCTGACCAGTAAGGCTATGCCATTCGCTGAAGGCATCAAGCTGGAAAAGCAATGTAAAACCATGTTCAAGAGTTCTGCATGGATTGCCGATTATCCAGATGCTGACAATTTTATGCAGCTGTTCTATGGCAAGAATGTCAATGTCACCAATAATTCCTGCTTTAAACACCCTGAATTTGACCGTCTGTACGAACAAACCCAGAGCATGCCACCAGGTCCGGAGCGTGATCTGCTTTATCGCAAAATGACCCGGATTCTCGAAGTCAACATGCCGACCCTGATGCTCTATAGCACCTACCGTAATGCCTTGACCCAACCCCAAATTATTGGACATAAGTCCCATCCGATTCTGTCTTCAGAATGGATGTATATCGATATTAATACGAAAAAGTAA